DNA from Streptomyces luteogriseus:
CGGCGAGCCGGGCGACCGGCACCGCGGCGGGCAGCCCGGACACATCGGCCCGTTCGAGCAGCCTGGCGAGACCTTCGGCACCCTGTACGGCGCCCAACCGCCGCCAGGCCGCGCCCGGTTCACTGCCCAGGCGCACCTCCGCCGCACCCCGGGCAAGGGCGTTGCCGACGGGGCCTCCCAGGGCCTCACCCACCGCCTGGGCCGCGATCACCGGACCGGCGCCCGCCGTGATGCAGGCCGCCAGCAGATCGGCGGCGAGGGGCAGTTGCCGTGCCGCCTCGGCGGGGTCGGGTGCCCCCGGGCCCGCGCCGGCCGTCTCTCGCCTCAACTGCCACCGCCACATCCCCACCGCGCCGGCCAGGCCCACGGCGGTCCCGGCGAGGCCTCCGACCAGCACCCATCCGGCGCACGCGACGCCCATCGGGGCCAACGACGTGCGCGCGATCCCCCGCACGGCCGGC
Protein-coding regions in this window:
- a CDS encoding type II secretion system F family protein; protein product: MSGEVVHRLGVAVGIVLACGWLVRRLLEARRRRRMRRRLTGLSGAREATVPALGPAVRGIARTSLAPMGVACAGWVLVGGLAGTAVGLAGAVGMWRWQLRRETAGAGPGAPDPAEAARQLPLAADLLAACITAGAGPVIAAQAVGEALGGPVGNALARGAAEVRLGSEPGAAWRRLGAVQGAEGLARLLERADVSGLPAAVPVARLAAEARADWGRAATARARRAGVMVSAPVGLCFLPAFIAVGVLPVVIGLAGGVLGGGGG